In Kitasatospora sp. NA04385, a single genomic region encodes these proteins:
- a CDS encoding NCS2 family permease gives MSRTSTEPGPTDAAPTAPETPPRGALDAYFKISARGSTLGNEIRGGLTTFMAMAYIVLLNPIILSGADVTGAKLSHAQLTTATALAAAVTTILMGVVGNVPLAVAAGLSVSGAISALVVPHTTWAQAMGLCVLYGLLIVLLVVSGLRERIMNGIPLPLKHAITIGIGLFVAIIGFYKAGFVHTGGPTPLSLGPFGELQGWPVLLFALTLLTVFVLLARGVRGAILIGIAAGTVVALVVNRAAGLSAKDWGGSAPTWPGSPVAAPDFGLFGHVDLFGAFGSHGLGAISASVAVFTLVLAGFFDAMATIIGVGTEAGLADSKGRMPGLSKALFIDGAGGAIGGLSGASGQTVFVESATGVGDGARTGLASTVTGGVFALMLFFSPVAAVVPVQVASAALVVIGSMMMSQARHIDWSDREIAIPAFLTCVVMPFTYSITAGVAAGVISYTVIKAGTGKWREPGPLMWILTGVFAVYFAIVPIKSWLGVH, from the coding sequence ATGTCCCGGACCTCCACGGAGCCCGGCCCCACCGACGCGGCCCCCACCGCGCCCGAAACACCGCCGCGCGGCGCGCTCGACGCCTACTTCAAGATCTCGGCGCGCGGCTCCACCCTGGGCAACGAGATCCGCGGCGGTCTCACCACCTTCATGGCGATGGCCTACATCGTCCTGCTCAACCCGATCATCCTGAGCGGCGCGGACGTCACCGGCGCCAAGCTGAGCCACGCCCAGCTGACCACCGCCACCGCGCTGGCCGCCGCCGTCACCACGATCCTGATGGGCGTGGTCGGCAACGTGCCGCTGGCGGTCGCGGCCGGCCTGTCCGTCTCCGGTGCGATATCCGCGCTGGTGGTGCCGCACACCACCTGGGCGCAGGCGATGGGCCTGTGCGTGCTCTACGGCCTGCTGATCGTGCTGCTGGTGGTCTCCGGGCTGCGCGAGAGGATCATGAACGGCATCCCGCTGCCGCTCAAGCACGCCATCACCATCGGCATCGGCCTGTTCGTCGCGATCATCGGCTTCTACAAGGCCGGGTTCGTGCACACCGGCGGCCCCACCCCGCTCTCGCTCGGCCCGTTCGGCGAGTTGCAGGGCTGGCCCGTCCTGCTCTTCGCGCTCACCCTGCTGACCGTCTTCGTGCTGCTGGCCCGGGGGGTCCGGGGCGCCATCCTGATCGGCATCGCGGCGGGCACCGTGGTCGCGCTGGTCGTGAACAGGGCGGCCGGGCTGAGCGCGAAGGACTGGGGCGGCTCGGCGCCGACCTGGCCCGGCTCGCCGGTCGCGGCGCCCGACTTCGGGCTGTTCGGGCACGTCGACCTGTTCGGTGCGTTCGGCTCGCACGGGCTGGGCGCGATCAGCGCCTCGGTCGCGGTGTTCACCCTGGTGCTGGCCGGGTTCTTCGACGCGATGGCCACCATCATCGGCGTCGGCACCGAGGCCGGGCTGGCCGACTCCAAGGGCCGGATGCCCGGCCTGTCGAAGGCGCTGTTCATCGACGGCGCGGGCGGCGCGATCGGCGGCCTGTCCGGGGCGTCCGGGCAGACCGTGTTCGTCGAGTCGGCGACCGGCGTCGGCGACGGCGCCCGCACCGGCCTGGCCTCCACCGTCACCGGCGGCGTGTTCGCGCTGATGCTGTTCTTCTCGCCGGTCGCCGCGGTGGTGCCGGTGCAGGTCGCCTCCGCCGCGCTGGTGGTGATCGGCTCGATGATGATGAGCCAGGCCCGGCACATCGACTGGTCGGACCGCGAGATCGCCATCCCCGCGTTCCTGACCTGCGTGGTCATGCCGTTCACCTACAGCATCACGGCCGGTGTCGCGGCCGGCGTCATCTCGTACACCGTCATCAAGGCGGGCACCGGCAAGTGGCGCGAGCCCGGCCCGCTGATGTGGATCCTGACCGGCGTGTTCGCCGTGTACTTCGCGATCGTGCCGATCAAGTCCTGGCTGGGCGTGCACTGA
- a CDS encoding (2Fe-2S)-binding protein, with product MRVTFSANGKPVEADDVWEGESLLYVLRERVGLPGSKNACEQGECGSCTVYLDGVPVCSCLVAAGQVQGREVRTVEGLAGPDGELGVVQQAFVDAGAVQCGFCTPGLLVQTDALLAADPQPSDTDIREALSGNLCRCTGYEKIMDAVRLASARTCARGVEK from the coding sequence ATGAGGGTCACGTTCAGCGCGAACGGCAAGCCGGTGGAGGCCGACGACGTGTGGGAGGGCGAGTCCCTGCTGTACGTCCTGCGCGAGCGGGTCGGCCTGCCGGGTTCGAAGAACGCCTGCGAGCAGGGCGAGTGCGGCTCGTGCACGGTCTACCTGGACGGGGTGCCGGTGTGCTCCTGCCTGGTGGCGGCGGGCCAGGTGCAGGGCCGCGAGGTGCGCACCGTGGAGGGCCTGGCCGGCCCGGACGGCGAACTGGGCGTGGTGCAGCAGGCGTTCGTGGACGCGGGCGCCGTGCAGTGCGGCTTCTGCACCCCGGGCCTGCTGGTGCAGACCGACGCCCTGCTGGCGGCGGACCCGCAGCCCTCCGACACGGACATCCGGGAGGCGCTGTCGGGCAACCTGTGCCGCTGCACCGGCTACGAGAAGATCATGGACGCGGTGCGGCTGGCCTCGGCCCGGACGTGCGCCCGGGGGGTGGAGAAGTGA
- a CDS encoding PucR family transcriptional regulator ligand-binding domain-containing protein, translating to MRVRDLLAPGAPRLRLLAGEDELDRQVTGVMTTDLQEPGRYLHGGELVLTGMLWRTAPADSERFVRTIVTAGAAALGAGEVEVGPVPADLAEACRRHRLPLLAVPDDVAFGAVTEYVGRQVSADRAADLAALVDRHRLLVSAAGAGGLDAVLDLLGGDLDLDCWVLTPTGRVVAGPADHLPPADRDQLVRAHLAAQRQRRRPPHRVRLAAGPYSLLPAATEPAGAAGADADTPLADWILAVAGDVTEWTPGRQQLAENLARLVAAERTRRDEGRRLRRRIADEVLTLLRRDADPAEIGRALQASTTMAARYEGSTETTGDNPQWLVLSADATGLPDGALRPILEEALAAATDRALVAATGPTGAVVVLPALDTPVPADAVRALLAPLEAGLGSEGRITVGVCAPAAESGGLRGALEEARHARRIAAARIGRVCVAGPEELASHVLLLAAVPDEVRRAFRSRLLDKVIAYDLEHQADLVRTLEAFLRSDGSWTRCAAQLHVHVNTLRYRIGRIEELTGRDLSRLEDRVDFYLALELA from the coding sequence ATGCGCGTCCGCGACCTGCTCGCCCCCGGAGCCCCCCGACTGCGCCTGCTCGCCGGCGAGGACGAGCTCGACCGGCAGGTCACCGGCGTGATGACCACCGACCTCCAGGAGCCCGGCCGCTACCTGCACGGCGGCGAACTCGTCCTCACCGGCATGCTCTGGCGCACCGCGCCCGCCGACTCCGAACGCTTCGTGCGCACCATCGTCACCGCCGGGGCCGCCGCCCTCGGGGCCGGCGAGGTCGAGGTCGGCCCCGTCCCCGCCGACCTCGCCGAAGCCTGCCGCCGCCACCGCCTGCCGCTGCTCGCCGTCCCCGACGACGTCGCCTTCGGCGCCGTCACCGAGTACGTCGGCCGCCAGGTCTCCGCCGACCGGGCCGCCGACCTCGCCGCCCTGGTCGACCGGCACCGCCTGCTGGTCTCCGCCGCCGGCGCGGGCGGCCTCGACGCCGTCCTCGACCTGCTCGGCGGCGACCTCGACCTCGACTGCTGGGTCCTCACCCCCACCGGGCGCGTCGTGGCCGGCCCCGCCGACCACCTGCCGCCCGCCGACCGCGACCAGCTCGTCCGCGCCCACCTCGCCGCCCAGCGCCAGCGCCGCCGCCCCCCGCACCGCGTCCGCCTCGCCGCCGGCCCCTACTCGCTGCTGCCCGCCGCCACCGAGCCGGCCGGCGCGGCCGGTGCGGACGCCGACACCCCCCTCGCCGACTGGATCCTCGCCGTCGCCGGCGACGTCACCGAATGGACGCCGGGGCGCCAGCAGCTCGCCGAGAACCTGGCCCGCCTGGTCGCCGCCGAACGCACCCGCCGCGACGAGGGCCGCCGACTGCGCCGCCGGATCGCCGACGAGGTCCTCACCCTGCTCCGGCGCGACGCCGACCCCGCCGAGATCGGCCGCGCCCTCCAGGCCTCCACCACCATGGCCGCCCGCTACGAGGGCTCCACCGAGACCACCGGCGACAACCCGCAGTGGCTGGTGCTCTCCGCCGACGCCACCGGACTGCCCGACGGCGCCCTGCGGCCGATCCTGGAGGAGGCGCTGGCCGCCGCCACCGACCGCGCCCTGGTCGCCGCCACCGGCCCCACCGGCGCCGTCGTCGTGCTGCCCGCCCTCGACACCCCCGTGCCCGCCGACGCGGTCCGCGCCCTGCTCGCCCCGCTGGAAGCCGGCCTCGGCTCCGAGGGCCGGATCACGGTGGGCGTCTGCGCCCCCGCCGCCGAGTCCGGCGGCCTGCGCGGCGCCCTCGAAGAGGCCCGGCACGCCCGCCGGATCGCCGCCGCCCGGATCGGCCGGGTCTGCGTGGCCGGCCCCGAGGAGCTGGCCTCCCACGTCCTGCTGCTGGCCGCCGTCCCCGACGAGGTCCGCCGGGCCTTCCGCAGCCGCCTCCTCGACAAGGTCATCGCCTACGACCTCGAGCACCAGGCCGACCTGGTCCGCACCCTGGAGGCGTTCCTCCGTTCCGACGGCTCCTGGACGCGCTGCGCCGCCCAGCTGCACGTCCACGTCAACACCCTGCGCTACCGGATCGGCCGGATCGAGGAGCTCACCGGCCGCGACCTCTCCCGGCTGGAGGACCGGGTCGACTTCTACCTGGCCCTGGAGCTCGCCTGA
- a CDS encoding XdhC family protein, with the protein MHDIAARLHAWHAADRPFAVASVVGVSGSAPRDPGAAMAVDADGEAVGSVSGGCVEGAVYELCREALRTGTPVLERFGYSDEDAFAVGLTCGGLLDVFVQPVVPGADPGLDAAVAYTASGTPVAVARIVDGPPALLGGTLAVTADAHHGSFASFRLERAAVAEARAMLSAGRTGRLVLGLDGRPCDPSAEHTVTVFVEAYVPPPRMLVFGAIDFASAVVRIGKFLGYHVTVCDARPVFATERRFPEADELVVDWPHRYLDTQLDRLDGRSVLCVLTHDAKFDIPLLERALRLPVGYVGAMGSRRTHLDRNARLREVGLTDAELARLHSPIGLDLGARTPEETAVSIAAQLVALARGGSCLPLSATGGPIHHDPAAPSPSRAA; encoded by the coding sequence GTGCACGACATCGCCGCCCGGCTGCACGCCTGGCACGCCGCCGACCGCCCGTTCGCCGTGGCCAGCGTGGTCGGCGTCTCCGGCTCCGCCCCGCGCGACCCGGGGGCGGCGATGGCCGTCGACGCGGACGGCGAGGCGGTCGGCTCGGTCTCCGGCGGCTGCGTGGAGGGCGCGGTGTACGAGCTGTGCCGGGAGGCGCTGCGCACCGGCACGCCCGTCCTGGAGCGCTTCGGCTACAGCGACGAGGACGCCTTCGCCGTTGGCCTGACCTGCGGCGGGCTGCTCGACGTCTTCGTCCAGCCGGTCGTGCCCGGCGCGGACCCGGGCCTGGACGCGGCGGTCGCCTACACCGCCTCCGGCACGCCCGTCGCGGTGGCCCGGATCGTCGACGGCCCGCCCGCCCTGCTCGGCGGCACCCTCGCCGTCACCGCCGACGCCCACCACGGCTCCTTCGCCTCCTTCCGGCTGGAGCGCGCCGCAGTCGCCGAGGCCCGCGCGATGCTCTCCGCCGGGCGCACCGGCCGGCTCGTGCTCGGGCTGGACGGGCGCCCCTGCGACCCGTCCGCCGAACACACCGTCACCGTCTTCGTCGAGGCGTACGTGCCGCCGCCGCGGATGCTCGTCTTCGGGGCGATCGACTTCGCCTCGGCGGTGGTCCGGATCGGCAAGTTCCTCGGCTACCACGTCACCGTCTGCGACGCCCGGCCGGTCTTCGCCACCGAGCGCCGCTTCCCCGAGGCGGACGAGCTCGTCGTCGACTGGCCGCACCGCTACCTCGACACCCAGCTGGACCGGCTCGACGGCCGCAGCGTGCTGTGCGTCCTCACCCACGACGCCAAGTTCGACATCCCGCTGCTGGAGCGCGCCCTGCGCCTGCCGGTCGGCTACGTCGGCGCGATGGGCTCCCGGCGCACCCACCTGGACCGCAACGCCCGCCTGCGCGAAGTCGGCCTCACCGACGCCGAACTCGCCCGCCTGCACTCCCCCATCGGCCTCGACCTCGGCGCCCGCACCCCCGAGGAGACCGCCGTCTCGATCGCCGCCCAGCTGGTCGCGCTGGCCCGCGGCGGCTCCTGCCTGCCGCTCTCCGCCACCGGCGGCCCGATCCACCACGACCCCGCCGCCCCGTCGCCCTCCCGGGCCGCCTAG
- the pucD gene encoding xanthine dehydrogenase subunit D, whose translation MTTRTIQGQKNLQKINQASKDGIGGSPLRPDGTLKVKGEFAYSSDMWHEDMLWGTALRSPHPRANILSVDVSEALKVPGVYAVLTHEDIPGEKYYGLEIADQPALAIDKVRYHGEAIALVAADHPETARRAVKKIVVEYEVLTPITTEEQCLAPEVHGYVHEPHEYKSHAYGNVCHEQKLVSGLGVTDEVRALADVIVSGEYEVGMQDQAFLGPESGLAVPAEDGGVDLYVATQWLHVDRQQMAPVLDLPQEKVRLTLAGVGGAFGGREDLSMQIHACLLALHTGKPVKIVYARDESFFGHVHRHPARMRYEHGATRDGRLVFADCRIVLDGGAYASASPAVVGNAASLGHGPYVIPNVRMHAIALYSNNPSCGAMRGFGAVQAAFGYESQMDKLAEALGMDPVELRQLNAVTQGDFMPTGQPIDAPAPVAELLQRVKDMPLPPPLDLEHLDVRTLPGALSNTSHGEGIVRGVGYSVGIKNVGFSEGFDDYSTARVRLEVIGGEPVAMVHTAMAEVGQGGVTVHAQIARTELGVEQVTIHPANTEVGSAGSTSASRQTYMTGGAVKLAAEAVRHELLEKGRHRYGWTQTDLSLLGGKVVSASAGVLISMVDLLGDDAIEQTREHHHRPTVPFDKETGQGFGHVQYTFCANRAVVDVDVELGLVKVVELTAVQDVGKALNPLSVVGQIQGGCTQALGLAVMEEIVVKDGKVRNASFTDYLIPTILDTPPIPVQILELPDPHAPYGLRGVGEAPTVSATPSIVAAIRQATGKALTRIPVRPEHLTDTL comes from the coding sequence GTGACGACCCGCACGATCCAGGGCCAGAAGAACCTGCAGAAGATCAACCAGGCGTCCAAGGACGGCATCGGCGGCTCCCCGCTGCGCCCGGACGGCACGCTGAAGGTGAAGGGCGAGTTCGCCTACTCCTCCGACATGTGGCACGAGGACATGCTGTGGGGCACCGCGCTGCGCTCCCCGCACCCGCGGGCGAACATCCTGTCCGTGGACGTCTCCGAGGCGCTGAAGGTGCCCGGCGTGTACGCGGTGCTCACCCACGAGGACATCCCGGGCGAGAAGTACTACGGCCTGGAGATCGCCGACCAGCCGGCCCTGGCGATCGACAAGGTCCGCTACCACGGCGAGGCGATCGCCCTGGTGGCCGCCGACCACCCGGAGACGGCCCGGCGCGCGGTGAAGAAGATCGTGGTCGAGTACGAGGTGCTCACCCCGATCACCACCGAGGAGCAGTGCCTGGCCCCGGAGGTGCACGGCTACGTGCACGAGCCGCACGAGTACAAGTCGCACGCGTACGGCAACGTCTGCCACGAGCAGAAGCTGGTCTCCGGCCTGGGCGTCACCGACGAGGTGCGGGCGCTGGCGGACGTGATCGTGTCCGGCGAGTACGAGGTCGGCATGCAGGACCAGGCGTTCCTGGGCCCGGAGTCCGGCCTCGCGGTGCCCGCCGAGGACGGCGGCGTCGACCTGTACGTCGCCACCCAGTGGCTGCACGTGGACCGCCAGCAGATGGCGCCCGTCCTGGACCTGCCGCAGGAGAAGGTCCGCCTCACCCTGGCCGGGGTGGGCGGCGCGTTCGGCGGCCGCGAGGACCTGTCGATGCAGATCCACGCCTGCCTGCTGGCGCTGCACACCGGCAAACCGGTCAAGATCGTGTACGCCCGCGACGAGTCCTTCTTCGGGCACGTGCACCGCCACCCGGCGCGGATGCGCTACGAGCACGGCGCGACCCGGGACGGCAGGCTGGTCTTCGCCGACTGCCGGATCGTGCTGGACGGCGGCGCCTACGCCTCCGCCTCCCCCGCGGTGGTCGGCAACGCCGCCTCGCTGGGCCACGGCCCGTACGTCATCCCGAACGTGCGGATGCACGCGATCGCGCTGTACTCCAACAACCCGTCCTGCGGGGCGATGCGCGGCTTCGGCGCGGTGCAGGCCGCGTTCGGCTACGAGTCGCAGATGGACAAGCTGGCCGAGGCGCTCGGCATGGACCCGGTCGAGCTGCGGCAGCTGAACGCCGTCACCCAGGGCGACTTCATGCCGACCGGGCAGCCGATCGACGCGCCCGCGCCGGTCGCCGAACTGCTCCAGCGGGTCAAGGACATGCCGCTGCCGCCGCCGCTCGACCTGGAGCACCTGGACGTGCGCACCCTGCCGGGCGCGCTGTCCAACACCTCGCACGGCGAGGGCATCGTGCGTGGCGTCGGCTACTCGGTGGGCATCAAGAACGTCGGCTTCTCCGAGGGATTCGACGACTACTCGACCGCCCGGGTCCGGCTGGAGGTGATCGGCGGCGAGCCGGTGGCCATGGTGCACACCGCGATGGCCGAGGTCGGCCAGGGCGGCGTCACCGTGCACGCCCAGATCGCCCGCACCGAGCTGGGCGTCGAGCAGGTCACCATCCACCCGGCCAACACCGAGGTCGGCTCGGCCGGCTCCACCTCCGCCTCCCGGCAGACGTACATGACCGGCGGCGCGGTGAAGCTCGCCGCCGAGGCGGTGCGGCACGAGCTGCTGGAGAAGGGCCGCCACCGCTACGGCTGGACGCAGACCGACCTGTCGCTGCTCGGCGGCAAGGTGGTGTCCGCCTCGGCGGGCGTGCTGATCTCCATGGTCGACCTGCTCGGCGACGACGCCATCGAGCAGACCCGCGAGCACCACCACCGGCCCACCGTCCCGTTCGACAAGGAGACCGGGCAGGGCTTCGGGCACGTCCAGTACACCTTCTGCGCCAACCGCGCCGTGGTGGACGTGGACGTGGAGCTGGGCCTGGTCAAGGTGGTCGAGCTGACGGCCGTGCAGGACGTCGGCAAGGCGCTCAACCCGCTCTCGGTGGTCGGCCAGATCCAGGGCGGCTGCACCCAGGCGCTGGGCCTCGCGGTGATGGAGGAGATCGTGGTCAAGGACGGCAAGGTGCGCAACGCCTCCTTCACCGACTACCTGATCCCGACCATCCTGGACACCCCGCCGATCCCGGTGCAGATCCTCGAACTGCCCGACCCGCACGCCCCGTACGGGCTGCGCGGCGTCGGCGAGGCCCCCACCGTCTCCGCCACCCCGTCGATCGTCGCGGCCATCCGCCAGGCCACCGGCAAGGCGCTCACCCGCATCCCGGTGCGGCCGGAGCACCTGACCGACACGCTCTGA
- a CDS encoding SDR family oxidoreductase: MTGRSNGTSRRTVDSGGLALAVYEQGDPADPTVILVHGYPDDHSVWDEVAADLAADHHVVRYDTRGSGASGVPAAREDYRLELLGQDLYAVADAVSPDRPVHVVAHDWGSVQAWEAVTAPGAYRRIASYTTMSGPCLDHMGYWIRHRLRRPTPRHLAQLLRQGAHSWYIVLFQLPVLAPAAWRLGLARLWPRVLRDLEAVRPRPGHPQATLTKDAVHGIELYRANMRPRVRAPRERHTEVPVQLVTLQRDRYVCDFLSEGLERWVPRLTRRTLNATHWSALLEKGPTVAAMVREFTARDHGAVRQEPSAAGELVVVTGGGSGIGRATALAFAEQGARVVVCDRDLPAAQRTAELCELSGVKAAAYRVDVSDGAAVDAFAQQVAAEHGVPDVVVNNAGIGHSGTFLETTEAEWRRVLDVNLWGVIHGCRAFGRLMVDRGTGGHLVNLASAAAYLPAKQLAAYATSKSAVFMLSDCLRAELAPHRIGVSTICPGIVNTNITRTTTFSGLDDDALAAKQAKVSKLYARRGFPPEKVAAEIVRAVRTRKPVVPVTVEAKAARLLGRISPALLRKAARINAG; encoded by the coding sequence ATGACCGGCCGCAGCAACGGGACCAGCCGCCGCACCGTCGACTCCGGCGGCCTCGCCCTCGCCGTGTACGAGCAGGGCGACCCGGCCGACCCGACGGTGATCCTGGTGCACGGCTACCCCGACGACCACTCGGTCTGGGACGAGGTCGCCGCCGACCTGGCCGCCGACCACCACGTGGTGCGCTACGACACCCGCGGCTCCGGCGCCTCCGGGGTGCCCGCCGCCCGCGAGGACTACCGGCTGGAACTGCTCGGCCAGGACCTGTACGCCGTCGCCGACGCCGTCAGCCCCGACCGGCCGGTGCACGTGGTCGCGCACGACTGGGGCAGCGTGCAGGCCTGGGAGGCCGTCACCGCGCCCGGCGCGTACCGGCGGATCGCCTCCTACACCACGATGTCCGGCCCCTGCCTGGACCACATGGGGTACTGGATCAGGCACCGGCTGCGCCGCCCCACCCCCCGGCACCTGGCCCAACTGCTGCGCCAGGGCGCACACTCCTGGTACATCGTGCTGTTCCAGCTCCCCGTGCTCGCCCCCGCCGCCTGGCGGCTCGGCCTGGCCCGGCTGTGGCCCCGCGTCCTGCGCGACCTGGAGGCCGTCCGCCCCCGGCCCGGCCACCCGCAGGCCACCCTCACCAAGGACGCGGTGCACGGCATCGAGCTGTACCGGGCCAACATGCGCCCCCGGGTGCGGGCCCCGCGCGAGCGGCACACCGAGGTGCCGGTGCAGCTGGTCACCCTGCAACGGGACCGCTACGTCTGCGACTTCCTCTCCGAGGGCCTGGAGCGCTGGGTGCCCCGGCTCACCCGGCGCACCCTGAACGCCACCCACTGGTCCGCGCTGCTGGAGAAGGGCCCGACGGTGGCCGCGATGGTGCGCGAGTTCACCGCCCGCGACCACGGCGCCGTCCGCCAGGAGCCCTCCGCGGCGGGCGAACTGGTCGTGGTCACCGGCGGCGGCAGCGGCATCGGCCGGGCCACCGCGCTCGCCTTCGCCGAGCAGGGCGCCCGGGTCGTGGTCTGCGACCGCGACCTGCCCGCCGCCCAGCGCACCGCCGAACTGTGCGAGCTCTCCGGCGTGAAGGCCGCCGCGTACCGGGTCGACGTCAGCGACGGCGCCGCCGTCGACGCCTTCGCGCAGCAGGTCGCGGCCGAGCACGGCGTGCCCGACGTGGTCGTCAACAACGCGGGCATCGGCCACTCCGGCACCTTCCTGGAGACCACCGAGGCCGAGTGGCGCCGCGTCCTGGACGTCAACCTGTGGGGCGTCATCCATGGCTGCCGGGCCTTCGGGCGGCTGATGGTCGACCGCGGCACCGGCGGCCACCTGGTCAACCTCGCCTCGGCCGCCGCCTACCTGCCCGCCAAGCAGCTCGCGGCGTACGCCACCTCCAAGTCCGCGGTCTTCATGCTCTCCGACTGCCTGCGCGCCGAACTCGCCCCGCACCGGATCGGCGTCTCCACCATCTGCCCCGGCATCGTCAACACCAACATCACCCGCACCACCACCTTCTCCGGCCTCGACGACGACGCGCTCGCCGCCAAGCAGGCCAAGGTCTCCAAGCTGTACGCCCGCCGGGGCTTCCCGCCGGAGAAGGTCGCCGCCGAGATCGTCCGCGCCGTCCGCACCCGCAAGCCCGTCGTCCCCGTCACCGTCGAGGCCAAGGCCGCCCGGCTGCTCGGCCGGATCAGCCCCGCGCTGCTGCGCAAGGCGGCCCGGATCAACGCGGGCTGA
- a CDS encoding xanthine dehydrogenase family protein subunit M, which yields MEFLRPASWDEALAAKAEHPTALPISGGTDVMVEMNFDVHRPSAILDLNRITELTEWSSDGASVRLGAAVPYARIIEELSGPLPGLALAAHTVGSPQIRNRGSVGGNLGAASPAGDSHPALLAAGREVCVEAESVRGSRLIPIDEFYLGVKRNSLEPDELIRAVRIPVADGPQQFSKIGTRNAMVIAVCAFGFALHPKDGTVGTGIGSAAPTPRRAVEAEEYLRGVLAERGLWESGELLGPEVVQRFGELVKGAASPIDDVRGTADYRRHALAVMARRTLTWCWNDYRKQIRSAA from the coding sequence ATGGAGTTCCTTCGGCCCGCGAGCTGGGACGAGGCACTCGCGGCGAAGGCCGAGCACCCCACCGCGCTGCCCATCTCCGGCGGCACGGACGTCATGGTCGAGATGAACTTCGACGTGCACCGGCCATCCGCGATCCTCGATCTGAACCGCATCACCGAGCTGACCGAGTGGAGCAGCGACGGCGCGAGCGTCCGGCTGGGTGCGGCGGTGCCGTACGCCCGGATCATCGAGGAGCTGTCGGGGCCGCTGCCGGGCCTGGCGCTGGCCGCGCACACGGTGGGTTCGCCGCAGATCCGCAACCGCGGCAGCGTCGGCGGCAACCTGGGCGCGGCCTCGCCGGCCGGCGACTCGCACCCGGCGCTGCTGGCCGCGGGCCGGGAGGTGTGCGTGGAGGCGGAGTCGGTGCGCGGGTCGCGGCTGATCCCGATCGACGAGTTCTACCTCGGGGTGAAGCGCAACAGCCTGGAGCCGGACGAGCTGATCCGCGCGGTGCGCATCCCGGTCGCGGACGGCCCGCAGCAGTTCTCGAAGATCGGCACCCGCAACGCGATGGTGATCGCGGTCTGCGCGTTCGGCTTCGCGCTGCACCCGAAGGACGGCACGGTCGGCACCGGCATCGGTTCGGCCGCGCCGACGCCGCGCCGGGCGGTGGAGGCCGAGGAGTACCTGCGGGGGGTGCTCGCCGAGCGCGGCCTGTGGGAGTCGGGCGAGCTGCTCGGCCCGGAGGTGGTGCAGCGCTTCGGCGAGCTGGTGAAGGGCGCGGCCTCCCCGATCGACGACGTCCGGGGCACCGCCGACTACCGGCGGCACGCGCTGGCCGTGATGGCCCGGCGCACCCTGACGTGGTGTTGGAACGACTATCGCAAGCAGATCAGGAGCGCGGCATGA